One part of the Ornithodoros turicata isolate Travis chromosome 2, ASM3712646v1, whole genome shotgun sequence genome encodes these proteins:
- the LOC135385687 gene encoding eukaryotic translation initiation factor 4B-like isoform X1, with the protein MASTGKKHKVKGKTFNLNDFLGSEQDAPSGYAVVNTSRRLNWADTMENEAIDDPVLTEKYTIDYKKDERIILPTAPKAARGPDVDLARVPNKPPYTVYLGNLPYDITDDDVTKFFRKLKVSSVRLPRESGERSRMRGFGYAEFPDRSTLLEALAFNNESLKGRSIKVSLAEEHADNEGRDRGNRDRDFGRSERALGDWRAAPRDEPDEGRRPDSYGGSRGGFEDSDRYRRSGFDRDGGDRDRDFGYGRDRDGRDSYSRGPSRGFGGDRDGFDRDRRGGGGSSSFERRDDRGFGRSGSYGGFRDEPREKYQESDRDERDRGQESGPRERKKLQLKPRSTEAPKQAPPPAKAAAAIFGGARPVDTAAREREIEERLAKQREEEERRQVREPFMERKEERVRRSSVGSGSGRSRRSSESSSRENYDDVKLSRQLSNESDQQSAVRAPPHDQPPPSKADRTRRPEQANLRESYSSRNGERVQKSGTAADDDKEVVYTSKNIYAHLEPEEEAGNVSN; encoded by the exons ATGGCGTCTACTG GCAAAAAGCACAAAGTAAAAGGAAAGACCTTCAATCTCAACGATTTCTTGGGTTCGGAACAAGATGCACCTTCCGGGTATGCTGTGGTCAACACCTCTCGACGACTCAACTGGGCAGATACAATGGAAAATGAGGCTATCGATG ATCCTGTGCTTACAGAGAAGTACACAATAGATTACAAAAAGGATGAGAGGATCATTCTGCCCACGGCACCCAAAGCAGCTAGGGGACCAGATGTGGATCTCGCCAGGGTTCCCAACAAGCCACCTTACACAGTGTACCTTGGAAATCTTCCCTACGACATCACTGACGATGATGTCACTAAATTTTTCcgcaagctcaag GTGTCCTCTGTACGGCTGCCTCGGGAAAGTGGAGAACGGAGCCGTATGCGTGGCTTTGGCTATGCGGAATTTCCTGATCGCAGCACATTGCTTGAAGCACTTGCCTTTAATAATGAG TCCTTGAAAGGCCGATCTATCAAAGTGAGTTTGGCAGAAGAGCATG CTGACAATGAAGGCCGTGACCGCGGAAACCGCGACCGCGATTTTGGCCGAAGTGAACGTGCACTGGGTGATTGGAGAGCAGCGCCTAGAGATGAGCCTGATGAAGGAAGGAGACCTGATTCCT ATGGTGGCAGCCGAGGTGGCTTTGAAGACTCGGACAGGTACCGTCGTAGTGGCTTTGATCGGGATGGTGGTGATCGGGATCGTGACTTTGGTTACGGCCGTGACCGTGATGGCCGAGACAGCTATTCTCGTGGGCCTTCTCGAGGTTTTGGTGGTGACCGAGATGGCTTTGACAGAGATCGCAGAGGCGGCGGCGGCAGCAGCAGCTTTGAACGTCGTGACGACAGAG GGTTTGGCAGAAGTGGAAGCTATGGCGGTTTTCGGGATGAGCCCCGAGAGAAATATCAGGAGAGTGACAGGGATGAGAGAGACAGAGGACAAG AATCTGGGCCTAGGGAGAGGAAGAAGCTGCAGTTGAAGCCGAGGTCAACGGAGGCCCCGaaacaggctccgcctccagcCAAGGCAGCAGCGGCCATTTTCGGCGGGGCACGCCCAGTTGACACTGCGGCCCGCGAGCGTGAGATTGAAGAACGCCTTGCCAAGCAACGAGAGGAGGAGGAACGACGCCAAGTGCGAGAACCTTTCATGGAGAG AAAAGAAGAGAGAGTTAGGCGCTCCAGTGTAGGCTCGGGATCTGGTCGTTCTCGACGTTCTTCAGAGTCGAGTAGTCGCGAGAACTACGACGATGTAAAGCTGTCCAGGCAGTTGAGCAAT GAGAGTGACCAGCAGTCAGCAGTCAGAGCTCCGCCCCACGATCAGCCACCACCATCAAAAG CAGACAGAACACGGCGCCCTGAACAAGCAAACTTGAGAGAGAGCTACAGCAGTAGGAATGGTGAACGTGTCCAAAAGTCTGGAACTGCAGCAGATGATGATAAGGAAGTG GTGTACACGAGCAAGAACATTTATGCCCACCTTGAACCAGAGGAAGAAGCAGGCAATGTTTCTAACTAA
- the LOC135385687 gene encoding eukaryotic translation initiation factor 4B-like isoform X3: MASTGKKHKVKGKTFNLNDFLGSEQDAPSGYAVVNTSRRLNWADTMENEAIDDPVLTEKYTIDYKKDERIILPTAPKAARGPDVDLARVPNKPPYTVYLGNLPYDITDDDVTKFFRKLKVSSVRLPRESGERSRMRGFGYAEFPDRSTLLEALAFNNESLKGRSIKVSLAEEHADNEGRDRGNRDRDFGRSERALGDWRAAPRDEPDEGRRPDSYGGSRGGFEDSDRYRRSGFDRDGGDRDRDFGYGRDRDGRDSYSRGPSRGFGGDRDGFDRDRRGGGGSSSFERRDDRGFGRSGSYGGFRDEPREKYQESDRDERDRGQESGPRERKKLQLKPRSTEAPKQAPPPAKAAAAIFGGARPVDTAAREREIEERLAKQREEEERRQVREPFMERKEERVRRSSVGSGSGRSRRSSESSSRENYDDVKLSRQLSNESDQQSAVRAPPHDQPPPSKDRTRRPEQANLRESYSSRNGERVQKSGTAADDDKEVVYTSKNIYAHLEPEEEAGNVSN, encoded by the exons ATGGCGTCTACTG GCAAAAAGCACAAAGTAAAAGGAAAGACCTTCAATCTCAACGATTTCTTGGGTTCGGAACAAGATGCACCTTCCGGGTATGCTGTGGTCAACACCTCTCGACGACTCAACTGGGCAGATACAATGGAAAATGAGGCTATCGATG ATCCTGTGCTTACAGAGAAGTACACAATAGATTACAAAAAGGATGAGAGGATCATTCTGCCCACGGCACCCAAAGCAGCTAGGGGACCAGATGTGGATCTCGCCAGGGTTCCCAACAAGCCACCTTACACAGTGTACCTTGGAAATCTTCCCTACGACATCACTGACGATGATGTCACTAAATTTTTCcgcaagctcaag GTGTCCTCTGTACGGCTGCCTCGGGAAAGTGGAGAACGGAGCCGTATGCGTGGCTTTGGCTATGCGGAATTTCCTGATCGCAGCACATTGCTTGAAGCACTTGCCTTTAATAATGAG TCCTTGAAAGGCCGATCTATCAAAGTGAGTTTGGCAGAAGAGCATG CTGACAATGAAGGCCGTGACCGCGGAAACCGCGACCGCGATTTTGGCCGAAGTGAACGTGCACTGGGTGATTGGAGAGCAGCGCCTAGAGATGAGCCTGATGAAGGAAGGAGACCTGATTCCT ATGGTGGCAGCCGAGGTGGCTTTGAAGACTCGGACAGGTACCGTCGTAGTGGCTTTGATCGGGATGGTGGTGATCGGGATCGTGACTTTGGTTACGGCCGTGACCGTGATGGCCGAGACAGCTATTCTCGTGGGCCTTCTCGAGGTTTTGGTGGTGACCGAGATGGCTTTGACAGAGATCGCAGAGGCGGCGGCGGCAGCAGCAGCTTTGAACGTCGTGACGACAGAG GGTTTGGCAGAAGTGGAAGCTATGGCGGTTTTCGGGATGAGCCCCGAGAGAAATATCAGGAGAGTGACAGGGATGAGAGAGACAGAGGACAAG AATCTGGGCCTAGGGAGAGGAAGAAGCTGCAGTTGAAGCCGAGGTCAACGGAGGCCCCGaaacaggctccgcctccagcCAAGGCAGCAGCGGCCATTTTCGGCGGGGCACGCCCAGTTGACACTGCGGCCCGCGAGCGTGAGATTGAAGAACGCCTTGCCAAGCAACGAGAGGAGGAGGAACGACGCCAAGTGCGAGAACCTTTCATGGAGAG AAAAGAAGAGAGAGTTAGGCGCTCCAGTGTAGGCTCGGGATCTGGTCGTTCTCGACGTTCTTCAGAGTCGAGTAGTCGCGAGAACTACGACGATGTAAAGCTGTCCAGGCAGTTGAGCAAT GAGAGTGACCAGCAGTCAGCAGTCAGAGCTCCGCCCCACGATCAGCCACCACCATCAAAAG ACAGAACACGGCGCCCTGAACAAGCAAACTTGAGAGAGAGCTACAGCAGTAGGAATGGTGAACGTGTCCAAAAGTCTGGAACTGCAGCAGATGATGATAAGGAAGTG GTGTACACGAGCAAGAACATTTATGCCCACCTTGAACCAGAGGAAGAAGCAGGCAATGTTTCTAACTAA
- the LOC135385687 gene encoding eukaryotic translation initiation factor 4B-like isoform X5 — protein MASTGKKHKVKGKTFNLNDFLGSEQDAPSGYAVVNTSRRLNWADTMENEAIDEKYTIDYKKDERIILPTAPKAARGPDVDLARVPNKPPYTVYLGNLPYDITDDDVTKFFRKLKVSSVRLPRESGERSRMRGFGYAEFPDRSTLLEALAFNNESLKGRSIKVSLAEEHADNEGRDRGNRDRDFGRSERALGDWRAAPRDEPDEGRRPDSYGGSRGGFEDSDRYRRSGFDRDGGDRDRDFGYGRDRDGRDSYSRGPSRGFGGDRDGFDRDRRGGGGSSSFERRDDRGFGRSGSYGGFRDEPREKYQESDRDERDRGQESGPRERKKLQLKPRSTEAPKQAPPPAKAAAAIFGGARPVDTAAREREIEERLAKQREEEERRQVREPFMERKEERVRRSSVGSGSGRSRRSSESSSRENYDDVKLSRQLSNESDQQSAVRAPPHDQPPPSKADRTRRPEQANLRESYSSRNGERVQKSGTAADDDKEVVYTSKNIYAHLEPEEEAGNVSN, from the exons ATGGCGTCTACTG GCAAAAAGCACAAAGTAAAAGGAAAGACCTTCAATCTCAACGATTTCTTGGGTTCGGAACAAGATGCACCTTCCGGGTATGCTGTGGTCAACACCTCTCGACGACTCAACTGGGCAGATACAATGGAAAATGAGGCTATCGATG AGAAGTACACAATAGATTACAAAAAGGATGAGAGGATCATTCTGCCCACGGCACCCAAAGCAGCTAGGGGACCAGATGTGGATCTCGCCAGGGTTCCCAACAAGCCACCTTACACAGTGTACCTTGGAAATCTTCCCTACGACATCACTGACGATGATGTCACTAAATTTTTCcgcaagctcaag GTGTCCTCTGTACGGCTGCCTCGGGAAAGTGGAGAACGGAGCCGTATGCGTGGCTTTGGCTATGCGGAATTTCCTGATCGCAGCACATTGCTTGAAGCACTTGCCTTTAATAATGAG TCCTTGAAAGGCCGATCTATCAAAGTGAGTTTGGCAGAAGAGCATG CTGACAATGAAGGCCGTGACCGCGGAAACCGCGACCGCGATTTTGGCCGAAGTGAACGTGCACTGGGTGATTGGAGAGCAGCGCCTAGAGATGAGCCTGATGAAGGAAGGAGACCTGATTCCT ATGGTGGCAGCCGAGGTGGCTTTGAAGACTCGGACAGGTACCGTCGTAGTGGCTTTGATCGGGATGGTGGTGATCGGGATCGTGACTTTGGTTACGGCCGTGACCGTGATGGCCGAGACAGCTATTCTCGTGGGCCTTCTCGAGGTTTTGGTGGTGACCGAGATGGCTTTGACAGAGATCGCAGAGGCGGCGGCGGCAGCAGCAGCTTTGAACGTCGTGACGACAGAG GGTTTGGCAGAAGTGGAAGCTATGGCGGTTTTCGGGATGAGCCCCGAGAGAAATATCAGGAGAGTGACAGGGATGAGAGAGACAGAGGACAAG AATCTGGGCCTAGGGAGAGGAAGAAGCTGCAGTTGAAGCCGAGGTCAACGGAGGCCCCGaaacaggctccgcctccagcCAAGGCAGCAGCGGCCATTTTCGGCGGGGCACGCCCAGTTGACACTGCGGCCCGCGAGCGTGAGATTGAAGAACGCCTTGCCAAGCAACGAGAGGAGGAGGAACGACGCCAAGTGCGAGAACCTTTCATGGAGAG AAAAGAAGAGAGAGTTAGGCGCTCCAGTGTAGGCTCGGGATCTGGTCGTTCTCGACGTTCTTCAGAGTCGAGTAGTCGCGAGAACTACGACGATGTAAAGCTGTCCAGGCAGTTGAGCAAT GAGAGTGACCAGCAGTCAGCAGTCAGAGCTCCGCCCCACGATCAGCCACCACCATCAAAAG CAGACAGAACACGGCGCCCTGAACAAGCAAACTTGAGAGAGAGCTACAGCAGTAGGAATGGTGAACGTGTCCAAAAGTCTGGAACTGCAGCAGATGATGATAAGGAAGTG GTGTACACGAGCAAGAACATTTATGCCCACCTTGAACCAGAGGAAGAAGCAGGCAATGTTTCTAACTAA
- the LOC135385687 gene encoding eukaryotic translation initiation factor 4B-like isoform X2, whose protein sequence is MRLSSKKHKVKGKTFNLNDFLGSEQDAPSGYAVVNTSRRLNWADTMENEAIDDPVLTEKYTIDYKKDERIILPTAPKAARGPDVDLARVPNKPPYTVYLGNLPYDITDDDVTKFFRKLKVSSVRLPRESGERSRMRGFGYAEFPDRSTLLEALAFNNESLKGRSIKVSLAEEHADNEGRDRGNRDRDFGRSERALGDWRAAPRDEPDEGRRPDSYGGSRGGFEDSDRYRRSGFDRDGGDRDRDFGYGRDRDGRDSYSRGPSRGFGGDRDGFDRDRRGGGGSSSFERRDDRGFGRSGSYGGFRDEPREKYQESDRDERDRGQESGPRERKKLQLKPRSTEAPKQAPPPAKAAAAIFGGARPVDTAAREREIEERLAKQREEEERRQVREPFMERKEERVRRSSVGSGSGRSRRSSESSSRENYDDVKLSRQLSNESDQQSAVRAPPHDQPPPSKADRTRRPEQANLRESYSSRNGERVQKSGTAADDDKEVVYTSKNIYAHLEPEEEAGNVSN, encoded by the exons ATGCGGCTTAGTA GCAAAAAGCACAAAGTAAAAGGAAAGACCTTCAATCTCAACGATTTCTTGGGTTCGGAACAAGATGCACCTTCCGGGTATGCTGTGGTCAACACCTCTCGACGACTCAACTGGGCAGATACAATGGAAAATGAGGCTATCGATG ATCCTGTGCTTACAGAGAAGTACACAATAGATTACAAAAAGGATGAGAGGATCATTCTGCCCACGGCACCCAAAGCAGCTAGGGGACCAGATGTGGATCTCGCCAGGGTTCCCAACAAGCCACCTTACACAGTGTACCTTGGAAATCTTCCCTACGACATCACTGACGATGATGTCACTAAATTTTTCcgcaagctcaag GTGTCCTCTGTACGGCTGCCTCGGGAAAGTGGAGAACGGAGCCGTATGCGTGGCTTTGGCTATGCGGAATTTCCTGATCGCAGCACATTGCTTGAAGCACTTGCCTTTAATAATGAG TCCTTGAAAGGCCGATCTATCAAAGTGAGTTTGGCAGAAGAGCATG CTGACAATGAAGGCCGTGACCGCGGAAACCGCGACCGCGATTTTGGCCGAAGTGAACGTGCACTGGGTGATTGGAGAGCAGCGCCTAGAGATGAGCCTGATGAAGGAAGGAGACCTGATTCCT ATGGTGGCAGCCGAGGTGGCTTTGAAGACTCGGACAGGTACCGTCGTAGTGGCTTTGATCGGGATGGTGGTGATCGGGATCGTGACTTTGGTTACGGCCGTGACCGTGATGGCCGAGACAGCTATTCTCGTGGGCCTTCTCGAGGTTTTGGTGGTGACCGAGATGGCTTTGACAGAGATCGCAGAGGCGGCGGCGGCAGCAGCAGCTTTGAACGTCGTGACGACAGAG GGTTTGGCAGAAGTGGAAGCTATGGCGGTTTTCGGGATGAGCCCCGAGAGAAATATCAGGAGAGTGACAGGGATGAGAGAGACAGAGGACAAG AATCTGGGCCTAGGGAGAGGAAGAAGCTGCAGTTGAAGCCGAGGTCAACGGAGGCCCCGaaacaggctccgcctccagcCAAGGCAGCAGCGGCCATTTTCGGCGGGGCACGCCCAGTTGACACTGCGGCCCGCGAGCGTGAGATTGAAGAACGCCTTGCCAAGCAACGAGAGGAGGAGGAACGACGCCAAGTGCGAGAACCTTTCATGGAGAG AAAAGAAGAGAGAGTTAGGCGCTCCAGTGTAGGCTCGGGATCTGGTCGTTCTCGACGTTCTTCAGAGTCGAGTAGTCGCGAGAACTACGACGATGTAAAGCTGTCCAGGCAGTTGAGCAAT GAGAGTGACCAGCAGTCAGCAGTCAGAGCTCCGCCCCACGATCAGCCACCACCATCAAAAG CAGACAGAACACGGCGCCCTGAACAAGCAAACTTGAGAGAGAGCTACAGCAGTAGGAATGGTGAACGTGTCCAAAAGTCTGGAACTGCAGCAGATGATGATAAGGAAGTG GTGTACACGAGCAAGAACATTTATGCCCACCTTGAACCAGAGGAAGAAGCAGGCAATGTTTCTAACTAA
- the LOC135385687 gene encoding eukaryotic translation initiation factor 4B-like isoform X4: MPGKKHKVKGKTFNLNDFLGSEQDAPSGYAVVNTSRRLNWADTMENEAIDDPVLTEKYTIDYKKDERIILPTAPKAARGPDVDLARVPNKPPYTVYLGNLPYDITDDDVTKFFRKLKVSSVRLPRESGERSRMRGFGYAEFPDRSTLLEALAFNNESLKGRSIKVSLAEEHADNEGRDRGNRDRDFGRSERALGDWRAAPRDEPDEGRRPDSYGGSRGGFEDSDRYRRSGFDRDGGDRDRDFGYGRDRDGRDSYSRGPSRGFGGDRDGFDRDRRGGGGSSSFERRDDRGFGRSGSYGGFRDEPREKYQESDRDERDRGQESGPRERKKLQLKPRSTEAPKQAPPPAKAAAAIFGGARPVDTAAREREIEERLAKQREEEERRQVREPFMERKEERVRRSSVGSGSGRSRRSSESSSRENYDDVKLSRQLSNESDQQSAVRAPPHDQPPPSKADRTRRPEQANLRESYSSRNGERVQKSGTAADDDKEVVYTSKNIYAHLEPEEEAGNVSN; the protein is encoded by the exons ATGCCAG GCAAAAAGCACAAAGTAAAAGGAAAGACCTTCAATCTCAACGATTTCTTGGGTTCGGAACAAGATGCACCTTCCGGGTATGCTGTGGTCAACACCTCTCGACGACTCAACTGGGCAGATACAATGGAAAATGAGGCTATCGATG ATCCTGTGCTTACAGAGAAGTACACAATAGATTACAAAAAGGATGAGAGGATCATTCTGCCCACGGCACCCAAAGCAGCTAGGGGACCAGATGTGGATCTCGCCAGGGTTCCCAACAAGCCACCTTACACAGTGTACCTTGGAAATCTTCCCTACGACATCACTGACGATGATGTCACTAAATTTTTCcgcaagctcaag GTGTCCTCTGTACGGCTGCCTCGGGAAAGTGGAGAACGGAGCCGTATGCGTGGCTTTGGCTATGCGGAATTTCCTGATCGCAGCACATTGCTTGAAGCACTTGCCTTTAATAATGAG TCCTTGAAAGGCCGATCTATCAAAGTGAGTTTGGCAGAAGAGCATG CTGACAATGAAGGCCGTGACCGCGGAAACCGCGACCGCGATTTTGGCCGAAGTGAACGTGCACTGGGTGATTGGAGAGCAGCGCCTAGAGATGAGCCTGATGAAGGAAGGAGACCTGATTCCT ATGGTGGCAGCCGAGGTGGCTTTGAAGACTCGGACAGGTACCGTCGTAGTGGCTTTGATCGGGATGGTGGTGATCGGGATCGTGACTTTGGTTACGGCCGTGACCGTGATGGCCGAGACAGCTATTCTCGTGGGCCTTCTCGAGGTTTTGGTGGTGACCGAGATGGCTTTGACAGAGATCGCAGAGGCGGCGGCGGCAGCAGCAGCTTTGAACGTCGTGACGACAGAG GGTTTGGCAGAAGTGGAAGCTATGGCGGTTTTCGGGATGAGCCCCGAGAGAAATATCAGGAGAGTGACAGGGATGAGAGAGACAGAGGACAAG AATCTGGGCCTAGGGAGAGGAAGAAGCTGCAGTTGAAGCCGAGGTCAACGGAGGCCCCGaaacaggctccgcctccagcCAAGGCAGCAGCGGCCATTTTCGGCGGGGCACGCCCAGTTGACACTGCGGCCCGCGAGCGTGAGATTGAAGAACGCCTTGCCAAGCAACGAGAGGAGGAGGAACGACGCCAAGTGCGAGAACCTTTCATGGAGAG AAAAGAAGAGAGAGTTAGGCGCTCCAGTGTAGGCTCGGGATCTGGTCGTTCTCGACGTTCTTCAGAGTCGAGTAGTCGCGAGAACTACGACGATGTAAAGCTGTCCAGGCAGTTGAGCAAT GAGAGTGACCAGCAGTCAGCAGTCAGAGCTCCGCCCCACGATCAGCCACCACCATCAAAAG CAGACAGAACACGGCGCCCTGAACAAGCAAACTTGAGAGAGAGCTACAGCAGTAGGAATGGTGAACGTGTCCAAAAGTCTGGAACTGCAGCAGATGATGATAAGGAAGTG GTGTACACGAGCAAGAACATTTATGCCCACCTTGAACCAGAGGAAGAAGCAGGCAATGTTTCTAACTAA